One genomic window of Branchiostoma lanceolatum isolate klBraLanc5 chromosome 5, klBraLanc5.hap2, whole genome shotgun sequence includes the following:
- the LOC136434592 gene encoding scm-like with four MBT domains protein 1 isoform X2 — protein sequence MRSRVYRCHLGKIYPRPAAERNREFGSRETCREMAEKERKDEPTAPKAGTTEYVTTDVNKQPPSSVMDTTNAMSMAQAQQLPVVSVVQAHLPPAVSVVQTQLPPAVSVVQAQLPPAVSVVQTHLPPAASVVQTHLPPAATVVQSQAPSPVVSVIPSKPAPPPATMAQSRPVMAQPIGTLTIISQPSASNVVPQSSTFGMNPQPGRPSTTDLGMILQTAKTVAPNLSVVSHPPTPATLNPSIIPQPVTSVAPNFGVIPQPATSNTLNLAMILQPAASSTPNFGMLPHTTASSIQNLSVIPHPATSSSANLGIITHSVTAGGQNIGLIPQASASSPLGMILQSTTSGVIPNQGMSSVANLGLIPQASTSSAPNIGVLHQSTTPNLGVILQPSTSNLNVIPQSSMPSPRNIGVIPQPSTSSAPPTLGILSKPNMPSTQNLGVTPQPSISSAVNLSMTPKPNTPGTTNTSVIPHPGTSSASNHGRIPQPSSSGAPNIGGTPQPSTSSAPDHPQVRMEQDGDGRPQPELSPMAQRKRRLSERSASQDANGEGPLDLASMDELEFTWDEYLEDTDATAAPNTSFKHVEISLQSGFVPGMKLEVANKSNPQTYWVATVIMTCGQLLLLRYDGYKNDRSSDFWCDITTADVHPIGWCAQNGRMLQPPDAIRDKCSDWGEFLVQTLTGARTAPSHLLEGPNKGIMPVDQIRPGMRVEVGEEKEPVALWIAVIMENIGGRLRLRWDGVGNTETHDFWLFYLSPRLHPVGWAQKHGCYLKPPQVISSLCSNLSEWSSVLQQAVLEASSNPLPPDAFKDQVEVRPHSFLAGMKLEAIDPHAPHTITPATVTKVFSSNYFLVEMDDLRPERPGNRGVVCHAGSQGIFPVGWCSQHGLHLTPPKGFQRPQFEWTEYLRLCNAQAAPATVFNMSIPDHEFQKGMKLEVVNPHNHAEICVASITKVVSRVMFVHLEGAKVAAHTAQNIVMDVESMELFPVGWCETNGYPLSTPPKKAVVKKPKKVAVVQPEKHVGMATAAGKAGPSHSHHSDEARHNGFSASHKYEPGNKYWCPKIYVNHKCFSGPYLNKGRIAELPRSVGPGSVVLVLKEVLTLLINAAYKPSRVLRELQVHGEGREDRHQQQLKAKYMGKSYRAMVEMVRTSAEVDGYCKEICHKLECCPNLFGPLEVTRECPENCSILTKTKYTYYYGKRKKGRVGRPPGGHTNLEGGPKKPGKRKKRKKMCFVQRKKRSATTDESAQNSPEGADQNGSEGSESGESKSPTPEEEQQQSLEPAPAPVKRVRRERKEKEFKLPKLLIHERTRRQTAPPRSTYEPYIAPPRPAKPATCPTAQTSQEEEKLRLESNPLYWSVIEVVKFIKDTDCAPLAKIFLEQEIDGQALLLLTLPTVQECMELKLGPAIKLCHHIERVKIAFYEQFAK from the exons ATGCGCTCTCGAGTTTACAGgtgccatcttggaaaaatatATCCTCGGCCCGCCGCCGAGCGAAACAGAGAATTTGGGAGCCGAGAAACTTGCCGAGAAATggctgagaaagagagaaag GATGAACCAACTGCCCCAAAAGCTGGAACGACAGAATACG TGACCACCGATGTGAACAAACAGCCTCCATCTTCTGTCATGGATACCACAAATGCTATGTCGATGGCACAAGCTCAACAACTTCCTGTTGTCTCAGTGGTACAAGCCCATCTCCCCCCTGCTGTGTCAGTGGTACAGACCCAGCTCCCCCCTGCTGTGTCAGTGGTACAAGCCCAGCTCCCCCCTGCTGTGTCAGTGGTACAGACCCATCTCCCCCCTGCTGCCTCAGTGGTACAGACCCATCTCCCTCCTGCTGCCACAGTGGTACAGTCCCAAGCACCTTCCCCTGTCGTCTCGGTGATTCCATCAAAACCCGCACCCCCTCCTGCCACAATGGCACAGTCCCGGCCGGTGATGGCGCAACCCATCGGCACGTTGACTATAATATCGCAGCCCAGCGCATCCAACGTGGTGCCGCAGTCCAGCACCTTCGGTATGAACCCCCAGCCCGGGAGGCCCAGTACGACGGACCTCGGAATGATACTCCAAACTGCGAAGACCGTTGCCCCGAACCTCAGTGTTGTTTCCCACCCTCCCACGCCCGCCACGTTAAACCCAAGTATCATACCCCAGCCTGTCACGTCTGTTGCTCCAAACTTTGGTGTGATACCCCAGCCTGCCACTTCCAACACCTTAAACCTCGCTATGATACTCCAGCCTGCGGCATCCAGTACGCCAAACTTTGGTATGTTACCCCACACCACAGCATCCAGTATTCAGAACCTTAGTGTGATACCCCACCCAGCCACATCCAGCTCTGCAAACCTGGGGATAATTACTCACTCTGTCACGGCTGGCGGACAAAACATTGGTTTGATACCTCAAGCCAGTGCCTCCAGTCCGCTTGGCATGATACTTCAGTCGACGACCTCTGGTGTGATACCCAATCAAGGCATGTCCAGTGTAGCAAACCTTGGTTTGATACCCCAGGCAAGCACCAGCAGTGCTCCAAACATCGGTGTGTTGCACCAGTCCACAACGCCAAACCTTGGTGTGATACTGCAGCCAAGCACATCAAACCTTAATGTGATACCCCAGTCCAGCATGCCCAGCCCACGAAACATTGGTGTGATACCCCAGCCTAGCACATCAAGTGCACCACCAACCCTTGGTATATTAAGCAAGCCAAACATGCCAAGCACACAAAACCTAGGTGTGACACCCCAGCCTAGCATCTCGAGCGCAGTGAACCTCAGTATGACACCCAAGCCAAACACGCCTGGCACAACAAACACCAGTGTGATACCCCATCCTGGTACATCCAGTGCATCAAACCATGGTAGGATACCCCAGCCAAGTTCATCCGGTGCACCGAACATTGGTGGGACACCACAGCCAAGCACGTCTAGTGCGCCAGACCATCCACAAGTACGGATGGAGCAAGATGGCGACGGAAGACCGCAGCCCGAGCTCTCTCCGATGGCTCAGCGCAAGCGTCGACTATCGGAGAGAAGTGCGTCACAGGACGCAAACGGAGAAGGGCCTCTGG ATCTGGCATCTATGGATGAACTAGAGTTCACCTGGGATGAATACCTGGAGGATACTGATGCAACAGCAGCACCCAACACATCATTCAAACAT GTGGAGATCAGTTTGCAGAGCGGGTTTGTGCCGGGCATGAAGCTGGAAGTGGCCAACAAGTCTAACCCACAGACATACTGGGTGGCAACAGTCATCATGACATGTGGGCAGTTACTGCTACTGAG ATACGATGGTTACAAGAATGACCGCAGTTCCGACTTCTGGTGCGACATCACGACCGCGGACGTTCATCCGATCGGCTGGTGCGCGCAGAACGGGAGGATGTTGCAGCCCCCTGACG CGATTCGAGACAAGTGCAGTGACTGGGGAGAGTTCTTGGTGCAGACCCTGACAGGGGCACGGACTGCGCCATCTCATCTGCTGGAAGGG CCAAATAAGGGCATCATGCCGGTGGACCAGATTCGCCCGGGCATGCGGGTGGAGGTTGGGGAGGAAAAGGAGCCCGTGGCGCTCTGGATCGCTGTCATCATGGAGAACATCGGGGGTCGCCTGCGCCTCCGCTGGGACGGCGTGGGAAACACGGAAACCCACGACTTCTGGCTCTTCTACCTGTCCCCACGCCTGCACCCCGTGGGCTGGGCTCAGAAACATGGGTGTTACCTCAAACCTCCACAAG TTATCTCCAGCCTGTGCAGTAACCTGAGTGAGTGGTCGTCAGTACTCCAGCAGGCTGTTCTGGAGGCTTCCTCCAACCCTCTCCCCCCTGACGCCTTCAAG GACCAAGTGGAAGTACGACCACATTCCTTCCTGGCAGGCATGAAACTGGAGGCCATCGACCCCCATGCTCCTCACACCATCACCCCAGCAACTGTCACCAAG GTATTTAGCAGTAACTACTTCCTGGTTGAGATGGATGACCTCCGACCTGAGAGACCTGGCAATCGTGGGGTCGTGTGTCATGCCGGGTCACAGGGCATCTTCCCAGTGGGCTGGTGCAGCCAGCATGGGCTCCACCTAACACCCCCCAAAG GTTTCCAGAGGCCCCAGTTTGAGTGGACAGAATACTTGAGACTGTGCAATGCCCAGGCCGCTCCTGCAACCGTCTTTAACATG TCCATCCCTGATCACGAGTTCCAGAAGGGCATGAAACTGGAGGTCGTCAACCCCCACAACCATGCGGAGATCTGTGTGGCGTCCATTACCAAGGTCGTGTCCAGAGTCATGTTCGTTCACCTTGAGGGGGCGAAGGTCGCGGCCCACACGGCACAGAACATCGTCATGGATGTGGAGTCCATGGAGCTGTTTCCCGTGGGCTGGTGCGAAACTAACGGGTATCCGCTGTCTACCCCTCCCAAGAAAGCCGTAG TGAAAAAGCCCAAGAAGGTTGCAGTTGTCCAGCCAGAAAAACA TGTTGGCATGGCAACTGCTGCTGGCAAAGCAGGCCCATCCCACTCTCACCACTCAGACGAAGCCAGGCATAATGGGTTTAGTGCCTCCCACAAATATGAGCCAG GTAATAAGTACTGGTGCCCAAAGATCTATGTCAACCACAAGTGCTTCTCGGGGCCGTACTTGAACAAGGGGCGGATCGCCGAGCTCCCGCGGTCTGTCGGGCCTGGAAGTGTCGTGCTGGTTCTGAAG GAAGTCCTGACTTTGCTCATCAATGCTGCCTACAAGCCCAGTCGTGTACTGAGGGAACTGCAGGTGCACGGAGAAGGAAGGGAGGACAGACACCAACAACAGCTCAAGGCCAA GTACATGGGTAAGAGCTACCGTGCCATGGTGGAGATGGTGCGGACGTCGGCGGAGGTGGACGGCTACTGTAAGGAGATCTGCCACAAGCTGGAGTGCTGCCCCAACCTGTTCGGTCCACTCGAGGTCACCCGGGAATGTCCCGAAAACTGCTCCATTCTTACCAAGACTAAGTACA CGTACTACTACGGGAAGCGTAAGAAGGGCCGCGTGGGTCGACCGCCGGGCGGGCACACCAACTTGGAGGGCGGACCCAAGAAACCGggcaagaggaagaagaggaagaagatgtGCTTCGTGCAGAGGAAGAAGCGGTCGGCCACGACGGACGAGTCGGCGCAGAACTCCCCCGAGGGCGCGGACCAAAACGGCAGCGAAGGGAGCGAGTCGGGAGAGTCCAAATCTCCGACACCGGAGGAGGAACAGCAG CAGAGCCTTGAGCCGGCCCCTGCGCCCGTGAAGCGCGTCAGACGGGAACGGAAGGAGAAGGAGTTCAAGCTGCCCAAGCTGCTGATCCACGAGCGCACCAGACGACAGACGGCGCCCCCACGTTCCACCTACGAGCCCTACATCGCCCCTCCCCGACCCGCCAAACCTGCCACCTGTCCTACTGCACAG ACGtctcaggaggaggagaagttGAGACTGGAGAGCAACCCGCTCTACTGGTCAGTCATCGAAGTGGTCAAGTTCATCAAGGACACCGACTGTGCTCCGCTGGCCAAGATTTTCCTCGAGCAG GAAATTGATGGCCAGGCTCTGCTACTGCTGACCCTCCCCACAGTTCAGGAGTGTATGGAGCTAAAGCTTGGGCCTGCCATCAAGCTCTGTCACCACATTGAGCGGGTCAAGATAGCCTTCTACGAACAGTTCGCCAAGTAG
- the LOC136434592 gene encoding scm-like with four MBT domains protein 1 isoform X1 → MRSRVYRCHLGKIYPRPAAERNREFGSRETCREMAEKERKDEPTAPKAGTTEYVTTDVNKQPPSSVMDTTNAMSMAQAQQLPVVSVVQAHLPPAVSVVQTQLPPAVSVVQAQLPPAVSVVQTHLPPAASVVQTHLPPAATVVQSQAPSPVVSVIPSKPAPPPATMAQSRPVMAQPIGTLTIISQPSASNVVPQSSTFGMNPQPGRPSTTDLGMILQTAKTVAPNLSVVSHPPTPATLNPSIIPQPVTSVAPNFGVIPQPATSNTLNLAMILQPAASSTPNFGMLPHTTASSIQNLSVIPHPATSSSANLGIITHSVTAGGQNIGLIPQASASSPLGMILQSTTSGVIPNQGMSSVANLGLIPQASTSSAPNIGVLHQSTTPNLGVILQPSTSNLNVIPQSSMPSPRNIGVIPQPSTSSAPPTLGILSKPNMPSTQNLGVTPQPSISSAVNLSMTPKPNTPGTTNTSVIPHPGTSSASNHGRIPQPSSSGAPNIGGTPQPSTSSAPDHPQVRMEQDGDGRPQPELSPMAQRKRRLSERSASQDANGEGPLDLASMDELEFTWDEYLEDTDATAAPNTSFKHVEISLQSGFVPGMKLEVANKSNPQTYWVATVIMTCGQLLLLRYDGYKNDRSSDFWCDITTADVHPIGWCAQNGRMLQPPDVRPTGPTTREEDDKKRGLVSMTTIRDKCSDWGEFLVQTLTGARTAPSHLLEGPNKGIMPVDQIRPGMRVEVGEEKEPVALWIAVIMENIGGRLRLRWDGVGNTETHDFWLFYLSPRLHPVGWAQKHGCYLKPPQVISSLCSNLSEWSSVLQQAVLEASSNPLPPDAFKDQVEVRPHSFLAGMKLEAIDPHAPHTITPATVTKVFSSNYFLVEMDDLRPERPGNRGVVCHAGSQGIFPVGWCSQHGLHLTPPKGFQRPQFEWTEYLRLCNAQAAPATVFNMSIPDHEFQKGMKLEVVNPHNHAEICVASITKVVSRVMFVHLEGAKVAAHTAQNIVMDVESMELFPVGWCETNGYPLSTPPKKAVVKKPKKVAVVQPEKHVGMATAAGKAGPSHSHHSDEARHNGFSASHKYEPGNKYWCPKIYVNHKCFSGPYLNKGRIAELPRSVGPGSVVLVLKEVLTLLINAAYKPSRVLRELQVHGEGREDRHQQQLKAKYMGKSYRAMVEMVRTSAEVDGYCKEICHKLECCPNLFGPLEVTRECPENCSILTKTKYTYYYGKRKKGRVGRPPGGHTNLEGGPKKPGKRKKRKKMCFVQRKKRSATTDESAQNSPEGADQNGSEGSESGESKSPTPEEEQQQSLEPAPAPVKRVRRERKEKEFKLPKLLIHERTRRQTAPPRSTYEPYIAPPRPAKPATCPTAQTSQEEEKLRLESNPLYWSVIEVVKFIKDTDCAPLAKIFLEQEIDGQALLLLTLPTVQECMELKLGPAIKLCHHIERVKIAFYEQFAK, encoded by the exons ATGCGCTCTCGAGTTTACAGgtgccatcttggaaaaatatATCCTCGGCCCGCCGCCGAGCGAAACAGAGAATTTGGGAGCCGAGAAACTTGCCGAGAAATggctgagaaagagagaaag GATGAACCAACTGCCCCAAAAGCTGGAACGACAGAATACG TGACCACCGATGTGAACAAACAGCCTCCATCTTCTGTCATGGATACCACAAATGCTATGTCGATGGCACAAGCTCAACAACTTCCTGTTGTCTCAGTGGTACAAGCCCATCTCCCCCCTGCTGTGTCAGTGGTACAGACCCAGCTCCCCCCTGCTGTGTCAGTGGTACAAGCCCAGCTCCCCCCTGCTGTGTCAGTGGTACAGACCCATCTCCCCCCTGCTGCCTCAGTGGTACAGACCCATCTCCCTCCTGCTGCCACAGTGGTACAGTCCCAAGCACCTTCCCCTGTCGTCTCGGTGATTCCATCAAAACCCGCACCCCCTCCTGCCACAATGGCACAGTCCCGGCCGGTGATGGCGCAACCCATCGGCACGTTGACTATAATATCGCAGCCCAGCGCATCCAACGTGGTGCCGCAGTCCAGCACCTTCGGTATGAACCCCCAGCCCGGGAGGCCCAGTACGACGGACCTCGGAATGATACTCCAAACTGCGAAGACCGTTGCCCCGAACCTCAGTGTTGTTTCCCACCCTCCCACGCCCGCCACGTTAAACCCAAGTATCATACCCCAGCCTGTCACGTCTGTTGCTCCAAACTTTGGTGTGATACCCCAGCCTGCCACTTCCAACACCTTAAACCTCGCTATGATACTCCAGCCTGCGGCATCCAGTACGCCAAACTTTGGTATGTTACCCCACACCACAGCATCCAGTATTCAGAACCTTAGTGTGATACCCCACCCAGCCACATCCAGCTCTGCAAACCTGGGGATAATTACTCACTCTGTCACGGCTGGCGGACAAAACATTGGTTTGATACCTCAAGCCAGTGCCTCCAGTCCGCTTGGCATGATACTTCAGTCGACGACCTCTGGTGTGATACCCAATCAAGGCATGTCCAGTGTAGCAAACCTTGGTTTGATACCCCAGGCAAGCACCAGCAGTGCTCCAAACATCGGTGTGTTGCACCAGTCCACAACGCCAAACCTTGGTGTGATACTGCAGCCAAGCACATCAAACCTTAATGTGATACCCCAGTCCAGCATGCCCAGCCCACGAAACATTGGTGTGATACCCCAGCCTAGCACATCAAGTGCACCACCAACCCTTGGTATATTAAGCAAGCCAAACATGCCAAGCACACAAAACCTAGGTGTGACACCCCAGCCTAGCATCTCGAGCGCAGTGAACCTCAGTATGACACCCAAGCCAAACACGCCTGGCACAACAAACACCAGTGTGATACCCCATCCTGGTACATCCAGTGCATCAAACCATGGTAGGATACCCCAGCCAAGTTCATCCGGTGCACCGAACATTGGTGGGACACCACAGCCAAGCACGTCTAGTGCGCCAGACCATCCACAAGTACGGATGGAGCAAGATGGCGACGGAAGACCGCAGCCCGAGCTCTCTCCGATGGCTCAGCGCAAGCGTCGACTATCGGAGAGAAGTGCGTCACAGGACGCAAACGGAGAAGGGCCTCTGG ATCTGGCATCTATGGATGAACTAGAGTTCACCTGGGATGAATACCTGGAGGATACTGATGCAACAGCAGCACCCAACACATCATTCAAACAT GTGGAGATCAGTTTGCAGAGCGGGTTTGTGCCGGGCATGAAGCTGGAAGTGGCCAACAAGTCTAACCCACAGACATACTGGGTGGCAACAGTCATCATGACATGTGGGCAGTTACTGCTACTGAG ATACGATGGTTACAAGAATGACCGCAGTTCCGACTTCTGGTGCGACATCACGACCGCGGACGTTCATCCGATCGGCTGGTGCGCGCAGAACGGGAGGATGTTGCAGCCCCCTGACG TGCGTCCAACTGGCCCTACTACTAGGGAAGAAGATGACAAAAAAAGAGGACTGGTCAGCATGACAA CGATTCGAGACAAGTGCAGTGACTGGGGAGAGTTCTTGGTGCAGACCCTGACAGGGGCACGGACTGCGCCATCTCATCTGCTGGAAGGG CCAAATAAGGGCATCATGCCGGTGGACCAGATTCGCCCGGGCATGCGGGTGGAGGTTGGGGAGGAAAAGGAGCCCGTGGCGCTCTGGATCGCTGTCATCATGGAGAACATCGGGGGTCGCCTGCGCCTCCGCTGGGACGGCGTGGGAAACACGGAAACCCACGACTTCTGGCTCTTCTACCTGTCCCCACGCCTGCACCCCGTGGGCTGGGCTCAGAAACATGGGTGTTACCTCAAACCTCCACAAG TTATCTCCAGCCTGTGCAGTAACCTGAGTGAGTGGTCGTCAGTACTCCAGCAGGCTGTTCTGGAGGCTTCCTCCAACCCTCTCCCCCCTGACGCCTTCAAG GACCAAGTGGAAGTACGACCACATTCCTTCCTGGCAGGCATGAAACTGGAGGCCATCGACCCCCATGCTCCTCACACCATCACCCCAGCAACTGTCACCAAG GTATTTAGCAGTAACTACTTCCTGGTTGAGATGGATGACCTCCGACCTGAGAGACCTGGCAATCGTGGGGTCGTGTGTCATGCCGGGTCACAGGGCATCTTCCCAGTGGGCTGGTGCAGCCAGCATGGGCTCCACCTAACACCCCCCAAAG GTTTCCAGAGGCCCCAGTTTGAGTGGACAGAATACTTGAGACTGTGCAATGCCCAGGCCGCTCCTGCAACCGTCTTTAACATG TCCATCCCTGATCACGAGTTCCAGAAGGGCATGAAACTGGAGGTCGTCAACCCCCACAACCATGCGGAGATCTGTGTGGCGTCCATTACCAAGGTCGTGTCCAGAGTCATGTTCGTTCACCTTGAGGGGGCGAAGGTCGCGGCCCACACGGCACAGAACATCGTCATGGATGTGGAGTCCATGGAGCTGTTTCCCGTGGGCTGGTGCGAAACTAACGGGTATCCGCTGTCTACCCCTCCCAAGAAAGCCGTAG TGAAAAAGCCCAAGAAGGTTGCAGTTGTCCAGCCAGAAAAACA TGTTGGCATGGCAACTGCTGCTGGCAAAGCAGGCCCATCCCACTCTCACCACTCAGACGAAGCCAGGCATAATGGGTTTAGTGCCTCCCACAAATATGAGCCAG GTAATAAGTACTGGTGCCCAAAGATCTATGTCAACCACAAGTGCTTCTCGGGGCCGTACTTGAACAAGGGGCGGATCGCCGAGCTCCCGCGGTCTGTCGGGCCTGGAAGTGTCGTGCTGGTTCTGAAG GAAGTCCTGACTTTGCTCATCAATGCTGCCTACAAGCCCAGTCGTGTACTGAGGGAACTGCAGGTGCACGGAGAAGGAAGGGAGGACAGACACCAACAACAGCTCAAGGCCAA GTACATGGGTAAGAGCTACCGTGCCATGGTGGAGATGGTGCGGACGTCGGCGGAGGTGGACGGCTACTGTAAGGAGATCTGCCACAAGCTGGAGTGCTGCCCCAACCTGTTCGGTCCACTCGAGGTCACCCGGGAATGTCCCGAAAACTGCTCCATTCTTACCAAGACTAAGTACA CGTACTACTACGGGAAGCGTAAGAAGGGCCGCGTGGGTCGACCGCCGGGCGGGCACACCAACTTGGAGGGCGGACCCAAGAAACCGggcaagaggaagaagaggaagaagatgtGCTTCGTGCAGAGGAAGAAGCGGTCGGCCACGACGGACGAGTCGGCGCAGAACTCCCCCGAGGGCGCGGACCAAAACGGCAGCGAAGGGAGCGAGTCGGGAGAGTCCAAATCTCCGACACCGGAGGAGGAACAGCAG CAGAGCCTTGAGCCGGCCCCTGCGCCCGTGAAGCGCGTCAGACGGGAACGGAAGGAGAAGGAGTTCAAGCTGCCCAAGCTGCTGATCCACGAGCGCACCAGACGACAGACGGCGCCCCCACGTTCCACCTACGAGCCCTACATCGCCCCTCCCCGACCCGCCAAACCTGCCACCTGTCCTACTGCACAG ACGtctcaggaggaggagaagttGAGACTGGAGAGCAACCCGCTCTACTGGTCAGTCATCGAAGTGGTCAAGTTCATCAAGGACACCGACTGTGCTCCGCTGGCCAAGATTTTCCTCGAGCAG GAAATTGATGGCCAGGCTCTGCTACTGCTGACCCTCCCCACAGTTCAGGAGTGTATGGAGCTAAAGCTTGGGCCTGCCATCAAGCTCTGTCACCACATTGAGCGGGTCAAGATAGCCTTCTACGAACAGTTCGCCAAGTAG